The nucleotide window ATTAGGATTTGGCGCCGTGTCGGATCAGCCAGAGCCCGGAAAACGCTTTGGGGTCCGGAGTTCATTTTCGTCCCTCCCCGACCGGCACAAAGTCGAATGGTCCATCCTGATAAAGGAAGGTGACGCATTCCACTTCAGAGACGCATTTGCTGAGGTGCGGCAGGTGAGCTGGAATTTCATAATAGTCACCTGCCTTAAGGACGACTTCACTACCACCGATCTCATTTTCAGACAGATGAACCATTTCACCTGAAACGATCAGGCCGTACATCCCTGCACTTTTGGTGTGAACCGGACTGATGAGCCCCGCCGGGAGCCGAACCATCGCCATGTAGCTTTCGTCAAAACGATTGCCCTTCAGCGACGCAAATGCGACACCCTCCGGTGTTGTCTCCCAGTTGAGTTCCGGTTGAACCGCCAGTTTGATGTCATCGGCTCGAGCTGAAGGGGTCAGGCTCGCAACTGAGATCAACCCTGCGGTTAGACAAGCAAGTTTTCCAATTTTCATACCAATCTCCTCGTAACACCATTTGGTGTTATTTATATGACACCTTTTGGTGTCATTACAAGCGGTGCCGAAAAATTTCTTGCTAGGGCATTCAGGAATTGATTTTAGTGCGTTTTCGTACTACTTAGTGCGATATCGTACTTTTTAGGAGAAACTCTCATGTCCTTGTCCCGCCGAAAAACCCTAGCCCTCATCGGTGGAGGCATCGTTGTTGCTGCTTCCGCGTCTGCAGGAACGTTTCTTGCCACACGCACCCCTGAGAGGGCTCTGTCTCCTTGGG belongs to Roseibium porphyridii and includes:
- a CDS encoding cupin domain-containing protein, producing the protein MKIGKLACLTAGLISVASLTPSARADDIKLAVQPELNWETTPEGVAFASLKGNRFDESYMAMVRLPAGLISPVHTKSAGMYGLIVSGEMVHLSENEIGGSEVVLKAGDYYEIPAHLPHLSKCVSEVECVTFLYQDGPFDFVPVGEGRK